tattaaaattttacacATCTTGAAGAATATGAGCCAAATCTGTAGATGTgccatatatgtataaatatctaTTGAATACAATGAATATCTGTTAGCTTACTATACTCGCCCATTAAATTGGAGTGTTCAAACATGGTGGTGAAGGCAAGAATTAAGTTTTCATTTGCATGCCTTGAATGTGCTCGCACAGTATATCATGCTTGGATTAAATGAGCCAGAAACATGAAAAGAAGAGTATTTTTCCTACCAAACGGGCTATAGGAAATGTCTTTTGCTTTCTTTGTTCATGCCAAACGGGCCATGTATCATTGACCTCCCTATTCTTGATTGCACTTTGAGATAAGAACAATTTCAGATATAAATGTTGACAATCGTTGCAGCTTCCTTTGAAGTGGACATTAAAACATAAAATCTGAGGCAATTTTCTTTATATACTTTGGCTAGTTTCCTGAAGATTACAACTTAGACCTTTTCTTGTTTGAGACATTGGATTCTTATTTCAGTTCTGTTACTCTTCATGATATATGTGTCTGCCTCAATATCTTTATTGTGACTGAGGCCAATCATAAATTGATTTTTGTAATAACAAAAATCTATTCATCTACAAAAAAGTTTGATTTTGCAGATCCCTTTAAGAGCTTATTTTCTCCCTATTGTTACTCACTAGGCACTTAAAATTTGAATTGTGTTTAATTAGTTTTATTTTATTCCAATATTATACATCTTCAACCGCATCCATTACCTGTCACAACACTCATGAAATTTGTCATGTATGAGACAGTTTTTATTCCTTTTAGTGTATTTTTTCTTGTCTTGTAGACCTAGAAATTCACACTTTTCGATACATTTGTTATGTTCTAATCAATTGCTCTTTGATTATTTCCCTTTTGCATGTTGATTATTATGTATATAGTTTCGATTTATTAAGATAATCTGGTAAATACATAACACAATCCAGACACCTTGTTGAAGaataatagaataatattttttatcaatatggcagatTGAACTGCAATATCTTCCTTTTTTAAGTTTTAATTATAGTGGTATATTTGTGTGTATCCACTTTTATCCTGTTTTGGGAATTGATTATAAGAAATCTATTTGCGATTTGTTTTACCAGATGGCTATAGCACACCTCTTTTAACAGTTTTACTCACAAGCTTTGCAAATTTGCCACAGGTTGTAAATCTCATGCCACTCAGAAGCAATGCTGCTCCAAAGTACTCGCAGAGGATTCAGTTGATCACAGACACTTACCAAGTTATCTAAATTACGATGGAAATGATAAGTGTGATGAAATAAACTTGGATTTGCTCGACTCGGTGTCTACAGTAGGGACCCATTTTGTTTCGTCATGCATCGACTTTTGATTATACAACTGTTCTCAACGCTGCACTCGGTTTTCGATACCGTTATGTTTTATCGAAGAACCATTTGGAAAAAGTATACGTTCATGTGTGTTGCTGTAACAAGCATTGTGAAGTTTGGATTTGTTAAGAGGACCATTGGCCCCAAGAACATGTTGCAGGTTTTACCTCGCGCTGCTACGCTCTTTTAATGGTACTCCTCTGTGACCTTGGTGATAATGATTTGAATTGAGCATTGATGGAAGGCTGTGTATGGAGTACGTGTACACGTGTGTATCAAGTTCCATTACTTGCGTTGATTTGCATATGTGAGCATGAGTAAGGTAGTATTTCTTGGAGAAGGTTACATGCATACAAACTTGTACATATTGAACTAAATAGctgaattaaaattattttattacatAAAATGACGGTATCTATCAACTGTGCATTAGATGATTAAAAAGAGATAATAGATAGCTGAATTAGTTATAGTTTGAAATCAGATAGAAGGTAATAATAATTAAAGGAGGATATGCATACAAATGTGTATCTCATTCAATTCTCGTTTTGCCTCGGAGTAAGATAAGTGCAGTGCGTTACTCGTTACTCGTCTTTTACCGCCATGGATTGAGATGGTTGCATAGAGAGGCTGGCTTTTGTCCTCACGTTTACGGGAATATCCACATCAAGCGATAGGAGGATGTGGGAGACGGTGAGGACTGCAGGTGTTGTGGGCCCCTTGCCACATAGCGACACATTTTTGCCTGTGTGAGACTGCTTCAACAAAACCTTTACTGTCTTTGTTCGTTTTCGGTGTCCAACTGAGCGAGGAATAACAGAGGTGGAATATAAAAATGAGACCCATCCATatataggagaagaagaagaagagaggagaaagagaatggAGAAGGAACCCTAAAGAATAATTACACACACAACTCTTTGTTCTCTCCCTCCTCCACCAGCAAGTagcagcagcagaagaacaaagagaagggaagaaacaGGTCCTCTTTTAATTTTGCCTGTGCTCTCCTTTACTTCCCCCTCTTTATTCTCTCATCCCTTCCTTTCTGTCTCTTTATATTTGGCTTTCACTGAAACTGCCTGTTTGGATTGCCAGCTTTCCGTGTTCTACAATCGAGGTATGAAGAGTTAAAGAGCTTGGAGCTTTTTGCTTAGGGCTTTCTGTGGGCGTTTTGATTCTTGCTTTCTTCATCCCTCTCTTTGAATCTTCTCTTGTATTGCAGATCTAGAAGAGGGCGGGGGGTTTGAAGAAAATTCAAGCAGATAGTTACCGAAGGAGAGATCATGGTTGCATGTTGGGCACTCTGATTTGGACTCATCAGTGATCCTTACAGAAACCAAAACCAGAAAAAGAACACCATAGAGAACGGTGCTGTGTTGCTGCTTTGATTCGGGAGATGGAAGCAGCTTCATTCTCAGGTCCTTTATTCGGAACCAGAGAGGTAGATCAGTACACCACCAATCAGCAGCAACAGCCGCAGCAGTCATCATCACCACCGAGCTCATCGGCCGCTCCTCGGAAGAAAAAGAGGAACCTCCCTGGAAATTCTTCAAGCAAGTATCCCCGCTTCCAAACATcccttgatctctctctctctctctctctctctctctctctctctctctctctctctctctctctctctctctctctctctctcagttctCTGTTCATACACACCCCAATCTTCCCACTGACATCATCATAGCATGTCATGTAGAAGATTTGATTGTGGGCTTCATGATTCGTTGAATCCACAGATGCCGAGGCCGTAGTGATTGCTTTGTCACCCAAGTCGCTTCTGGCAACGAATCGATTCATCTGCGAAGTGTGCAACAAGGGATTCCAGCGGGAGCAGAATCTGCAGCTCCACCGGCGCGGCCACAACCTGCCATGGAAGCTGAAGCAGAAGAACCCCAAGGAGGTGTGCCGCAAGGTCTACATCTGCCCCGAGCCCACCTGCGTCCACCACGACCCCTCCCGCGCCCTCGGCGACCTCACCGGCATCAAGAAGCACTACAGTCGCAAGCACggcgagaagaagtggaagtgcgACAAGTGCTCCAAGCGCTACGCCGTCCCCTCCGATCTGAAAGCCCATTCCAAGATCTGCGGCACTCGCGAGTACCGATGTGACTGTGGAACCCTCTTTTCCAGGTACTACCATCCCTCGATGCATCCGATCCATCACAATCTAATCCATGCTTGGATCACCACAAGCTGCACTCCTTACACAACGGACCTGCACACACTGTTCTTGGTTTCAGTGATTAGGGTTTCTTCAAACGGAGATAGAGTTTAaaaggttagggttagggttgttagggatggatggatggattccCCGGTGCAAGGAAAACGATACTGCTCCCACGTGAACTGTCGTCCCTATGGAACTGAACTGTAATGGGACTCACCCACCTTTCTCCTTGTATCCAACGCTGGGCTCGTTTCTCTCTCCTACTCACGTGGAGACATGGAGGCAAGGCTTAGCAGGCCAGCTTTGTTGTCTTGCGAGTTGGAGATATGTGGGCAGCTGGGCATGGCCGTGCTCTTCTGGTCCACCATTTCATGAGAAACACCCTTGGCCGTGAGCAAATTATGCTTGTCCGCAGCTGCGACATCACTTGGTATGTATGTGAAGCGTACTCTCTTAACTCCTTTCGGCTGGAACGAGTCGATGTGAAGGAGGAGTCCATTTGACCGCATGCAGTATAGCCAATTACTTTCCATTACTTTCTGCTTCCTTAGCATTTGCTTGCAGCAACAGAGTTAAGACGGATTTGATGCACGTAGCGTTGTTCTGACTCTAATTAATGCAGGCGCGATAGCTTCATAACCCACAGAGCTTTCTGCGACGCATTAGCACAAGAGGGTGGGAGGATTCCGACCGCCATGAACACCATCGGAAGCTACTTATACGGCAACGCCGGAACAAATCTGGGCCTTCCTCAGCTGAACGCGCAACTCTCCTTAGAGGACCGAGCTCATGTTGTGCCGCCCGACCCTCTCCGGCTTGCTGGGAACGGTGGTGCAACACGGTTCAACCATCTCACGGTGCCGGCCTTGCAGCCGATTCACCCATCTCGGTCTGCTCCGTTCTACCTTGGTGGTGGCTCGAGCCGAGACTTGGGCGATGACCCTCTACTGCTCCAGAGCAAACCATTCAATGGCTTAATGCAGCTCCAACAACTCCATTCATCCGCCGCTACTGCTACTGATCTCTTCAATCTTGGCATCTTATCTGATAGCAGCAACAGGAGCATCGCCATTAAACCAAATGCTCACCCGCTGATCTCTGATAGATTAAACAGCACTGCTGGTGGGAGCAACGAGCCGCCCACACTGTTTGCAGGAAATCTCTTGAGCAACCACGTTCATCCGAACATGTCTTCTTCCACGTACGACCAATCGGTGAAAAGTGACTCAGCACCACCTCATATGTCGGCAACTGCTCTTCTTCAGAAGGCGGCGCAAATGGGTGTGACTCCTAATCGCGGCAGCGGAAGCTCCTTACTCAAAGGTCTGGGAAGCTCGTATTCTAGCGGCAAATACACAAGTTTTGGTGCTGGTTTTGATGGTGCCGAAGGGAGCTCAGCAGCCGCTCAACTGCAAGACGTCATGAACTCCCTCGCTAATGGAAACCATATGTGCAGCAGCACAAACGAGAGCGAGTTGCAGCAGAACCAATCGGGCAGTGGCATGGGAGCACCAGACAGTTTGACCAGAGACTTTCTCGGGGTTGGAGGCATGATGAGGAGCATGGGGGGAGGAATGACACAGAGAGAACAGCACCTCTCTGGATCTTATGGGAGTCTGCATTGAGTGGTCGCAGTGAGGACAAAGATCTTATGGGTAGAAGCTATCGGTTGTTCTTACTGTGCTTGCTGTCACCCTTGAATCAGAGAAATAGGATCCAAATTCTGCATCTCTGTTGGCAAATTGTGATCTTTCTAGTCCCGACTTGAAGCTAGAAGACTATGTCATAGactatcttcttccttctttgagTACCTCAAAGTTTCTCTATTCGCCTCGGATTTTTCACTTGTAACCGAGAAGTCTGCCTTCCTTCCATGAAGCTAATAAAAACTCTTTATTTATGTGCATGGGGTACACCTCTAATTCTTCTAATATGAGAATATCATGTTAGCTTGCAGCACATATCCTTAGATCTCCACACTTTAACCTTGTTTCCTCGTATATCCCTCCCCAATCtccatctctctttctctctacacATGCGCACACATGTACCCATCTTACGTGTTTGTGTAaggcaaacacacacacacacacacacacacacatatatatagcgAGAGAGAGAAGTAATTAATATGATCCAAATTAGGTGAAATAGAATGTCTTGAAATTGATACTTCCCATCACGTCTCGTTCTAACTACTGTTGCTTCTGAGCTTCTCCCACAGGCAACCACACGTTGACCACCAGTCGAGCCCCACAAGATAGACTACACTGACGACTTCACCGTCGACCCGACCACATCGCGTTCTCCCTGTAGTCTAAGCTCTCTTGGTGGCATTTTCGAATATTCCATATTCTTTACTGTGGTGATGATAAGGTCGTATTTGTCGTCAACTCCGGTGGCCGCCGTTTCTGTAAGGGGTTGTAGGCAGTGGTATTTGTACTGCTGTGACATATATAAGATTATTAGGTACACACAATCATTATccgtatgtgtatatatgtatatgtatatatgtatatatatatatgatagattGGTCTTTATTGCAAGGAGGCTCATGGGAGTACTTAATTTCTCTTCCGGAAATCCTCCTTCTTCCCCTGTCATCTCTTGAACGTCAGGTCGCCAAATCGGAGGTGACTCCACCTGAGAGATCGGCAAGAAGACTTAACACATTTCCAACATTTTATGGTTCCATTTATGAAGTTAGAACATTGTGATTCGGATGATGATAAGCAACCGAGAACAATGATGTTTAGAGCAGCAACTAAACAAGTCATAGATCCACGAAGACAGTCCTCATGAGACCAACACGACCCTCGTGCCACGAACATGTAGTGCAGGTGAGAGGATTCGTGGTTACGTACATGGCCCCAAAAAAGCATGCAGGATGAGAGGAGTTTTGTCTCGAGTGTTGTCTTGATGCTGTTGGCTTGGTTGGTCTGAAGCATGTCGTCTGTCACCGAGCTACATGCCCTCTCGAGG
Above is a genomic segment from Musa acuminata AAA Group cultivar baxijiao chromosome BXJ3-4, Cavendish_Baxijiao_AAA, whole genome shotgun sequence containing:
- the LOC103980580 gene encoding protein indeterminate-domain 5, chloroplastic, which produces MEAASFSGPLFGTREVDQYTTNQQQQPQQSSSPPSSSAAPRKKKRNLPGNSSNAEAVVIALSPKSLLATNRFICEVCNKGFQREQNLQLHRRGHNLPWKLKQKNPKEVCRKVYICPEPTCVHHDPSRALGDLTGIKKHYSRKHGEKKWKCDKCSKRYAVPSDLKAHSKICGTREYRCDCGTLFSRRDSFITHRAFCDALAQEGGRIPTAMNTIGSYLYGNAGTNLGLPQLNAQLSLEDRAHVVPPDPLRLAGNGGATRFNHLTVPALQPIHPSRSAPFYLGGGSSRDLGDDPLLLQSKPFNGLMQLQQLHSSAATATDLFNLGILSDSSNRSIAIKPNAHPLISDRLNSTAGGSNEPPTLFAGNLLSNHVHPNMSSSTYDQSVKSDSAPPHMSATALLQKAAQMGVTPNRGSGSSLLKGLGSSYSSGKYTSFGAGFDGAEGSSAAAQLQDVMNSLANGNHMCSSTNESELQQNQSGSGMGAPDSLTRDFLGVGGMMRSMGGGMTQREQHLSGSYGSLH